CGCCAGGTCGATCTGGGCACTTCCCCTCCCGGCGCTACTGGACTCTGGGGAGTCGGCGCAGGCGTGGATATCAATGACCTTTCTCGAGTGCGGGACAGATTGCTTGACAATCAAATCAGATCGGGCGTTTCCCTCTCATCCTACTGGAACGTGCGCGAGGATGTCCTCGGTCAAGTCGAGGAAACATTCAACGCAATGGGTTCGAATAACCTGGCAACGCTCCTGGACAATTTCTGGCAGGGATGGCAGGATCTTGCGAACGACCCGGAAAGCATGTCACCGCGTTACCAAATGCGTGACCGCGCAACAGCGCTCGTAAATGGTGTAAGAAGAGTGTACGACGGACTCAATTCGCAAATTGAGGAAACAAACACCCGCATTGCGGCCGCTGCCGAAAACGTTAATGACTTGACGTCTGGAATCTCGGAATTGAACGTCCAGATCGTAGCGAACGAGCTTGGAGGGCATGAAGCCTCAGACCTGCGCGATTCAAGAGACCTCTTGGTCGAACAGTTATCGGGAATCATGGACATTTCAGTGCAGGAACAGCCCGATGGATCGCTAAACATCTACTCCCGAGGAAGTATACTTGTTCAAGGAGATCTTAGTGTTCCTGTTACCATCAATGAAGTGGATGGCGACTCGAAGAAGCATGTTGTTTTGCGTCTCGGGTCATCACATGGCTCTTGGCGGCCGGACGGTGGTGAGCTCGGAGCGCTGTTCAATCACAGGGACCAAGTACTTCCCGGACTAATCGCAAAGCTTGATACCTTCGCGCAGGAATTTTCGTCTTCCGTCAACGCATTACATATTCAAGGCTACGGCTTGAACGGAGGGCCGGGAAACGAGTTCTTTGACGTTGATGTGGATGGTGTTAGCACCTTTGCGGTTTCCGAAATCATTTCTGCTGAT
This region of bacterium genomic DNA includes:
- the flgK gene encoding flagellar hook-associated protein FlgK yields the protein MSTLSNILEQGRRAVQVQQLVMQVIGHNTTNAGTVGYSRRQVDLGTSPPGATGLWGVGAGVDINDLSRVRDRLLDNQIRSGVSLSSYWNVREDVLGQVEETFNAMGSNNLATLLDNFWQGWQDLANDPESMSPRYQMRDRATALVNGVRRVYDGLNSQIEETNTRIAAAAENVNDLTSGISELNVQIVANELGGHEASDLRDSRDLLVEQLSGIMDISVQEQPDGSLNIYSRGSILVQGDLSVPVTINEVDGDSKKHVVLRLGSSHGSWRPDGGELGALFNHRDQVLPGLIAKLDTFAQEFSSSVNALHIQGYGLNGGPGNEFFDVDVDGVSTFAVSEIISADVALIAASSAAESPGDNSLALRIAALQHQNSTQGISLDQFLRNVPLEVGSSRAATIQQRDIENAVLENATNRRSAISGVSLDEEMAKLLETQKAYEAAAKIIQTVDEMMQTVLDMKS